Proteins from a genomic interval of Papaver somniferum cultivar HN1 chromosome 4, ASM357369v1, whole genome shotgun sequence:
- the LOC113273259 gene encoding uncharacterized protein LOC113273259 gives MDDEVKVRKGYDMVSRCCICGKAQDNMHHLLWKCDFSVGIWKWIFSCFQFDKPKNFTDAWRKAKNKSPLIQRIIAKFKLEVRNSKFQMIKECYWLPPDLNFTMVFRDGSSFGNPGNVDFWVIVRDHDCQVLDTLTGGIGIASNFIAELYAVICALELEIEWGKQKVIIVSDSKSVVNVFNQKEVPWFIRGRWKKVVRKLSIIKYLHCYREVNFSADGIAKKGASLAAGERHICIGRPSSLISVEMPDVKYYRFS, from the exons ATGGATGATGAAGTTAAGGTGAGGAAAGGCTATGACATGGTTTCTAGATGCTGCATCTGTGGGAAAGCTCAAGACAATATGCATCATCTTTTATGGAAATGTGATTTCAGTGTAGGAATTTGGAAGTGGATTTTCTCATGTTTCCAATTTGATAAGCCTAAAAATTTTACTGATGCTTGGAGGAAAGCAAAAAATAAAAGTCCTCTGATTCAGCGG ATAATTGCAAAGTTTAAGTTGGAGGTTAGAAATTCTAAGTTTCAAATGATCAAAGAATGTTATTGGCTTCCTCCAGATCTAAATTTCACTATGGTCTTTCGTGATGGATCTTCTTTTGGTAACCCTGGAAATGTTGATTTTTGGGTGATTGTCAGGGATCATGATTGTCAGGTGCTAGATACTCTAACAGGGGGCATAGGTATTGCTTCAAACTTTATTGCAGAGTTATATGCTGTCATTTGTGCTTTAGAATTGGAAATTGAATGGGGGAAACAGAAAGTGATTATTGTCTCTGACTCAAAGTCAGTGGTGAATGTCTTTAATCAAAAGGAAGTGCCATGGTTCATAAGAGGAAGATGGAAAAAAGTTGTGAGAAAGCTTTCAATTATCAAATATCTTCATTGCTACAGGGAAGTAAACTTCTCTGCAGATGGAATTGCCAAAAAAGGAGCATCATTAGCTGCAGGAGAAAGGCATATTTGCATTGGAAGACCTTCCTCTCTTATTAGTGTTGAAATGCCAGATGTCAAGTACTATAGATTTAGCTAA